The following are from one region of the Penaeus chinensis breed Huanghai No. 1 chromosome 5, ASM1920278v2, whole genome shotgun sequence genome:
- the LOC125025427 gene encoding centrosomal and chromosomal factor-like has protein sequence MVSSVCRGSYPSMTPHASPSRKPLIDPQKDYFSPLQVETSVEYDLPAHIYPPKGSEPILMIHPGYVSAVRARSRAVVTPSPTAMVATSGAARPLAPLQLPNPQQHQQVAGARASRSTQQRTWCMCGNPNCNSSSVKSVNAQSVRNVQSVHSQSASRSVQSQSARSVQNQNIGSVQSQSARSVQSIRDASMMGVSSSVSTMTNTTSRSSAALLQQQQQQQQMVWGSGGRCLGPCCNPRAAAMAPPQAEFVAPGLPPSLLARTPTRGTAGGSPKLRAARTRRGLSVASSVNLPDYLGSGRPARVTGGAVHVHPRPRALSTSMGALAAAPAPPMAHQHMGMGASLTTSLDLARAHALTPRSLQPVQQQQQQQQQQQQTLLQAPVISTSSLLHTVGLSRDSGCSVGAETAGGEWASDRTRGLVDSGFCTPVDLTDDFVTDTLSLGGSWKEPSTPLSSSVTSSSSSSGVHTSSLLPGAAHHYLPQPLWNLAY, from the exons ATGGTGTCGAGTGTATGTCGTGGGTCGTATCCTAGCATGACCCCACATGCTTCGCCCTCACGAAAGCCGCTTATTGACCCCCAGAAGGATTATTTTTCACCGTTACAAGTGGAAACCTCCGTGGAGTATGACCTTCCCGCACACATCTATCCGCCGAAGGGCTCGGAGCCTATTCTTATGATACACCCTGGATATGTATCAGCTGTACGGGCTAGGTCCAGAGCCGTCGTGACTCCTTCGCCCACTGCCATGGTGGCCACTTCAGGGGCAGCCCGCCCTCTGGCCCCCTTGCAGCTGCCCAACCCACAGCAGCACCAGCAAGTGGCCGGGGCAAGGGCGTCCCGCAGCACACAGCAGCGAACCTGGTGCATGTGTGGTAATCCCAACTGTAATTCTTCTAGTGTCAAATCAGTCAATGCACAGAGTGTTAGAAACGTACAAAGTGTGCATAGCCAAAGTGCTTCAAGAAGTGTACAGAGCCAGAGTGCAAGAAGTGTGCAGAACCAAAATATAGGAAGTGTGCAGAGCCAAAGTGCAAGAAGTGTACAGAGTATCCGCGATGCTAGTATGATGGGCGTTAGCAGCAGCGTCAGCACCATGACCAATACTACCAGCAGAAGTAGTGCAGCGTTgcttcagcagcagcaacagcagcaacaaatgGTGTGGGGAAGTGGTGGACGGTGCTTAGGGCCCTGCTGCAACCCTCGAGCAGCTGCCATGGCTCCTCCTCAGGCAGAGTTTGTGGCTCCGGGTCTGCCGCCCTCACTCCTTGCCCGCACGCCCACACGTGGGACTGCAGGCGGTTCACCCAAGTTGCGAGCGGCTCGAACCCGTCGTGGTTTGTCTGTCGCCAGCAGTGTCAATCTCCCGGATTACTTAGGAAGTGGGCGGCCAGCCAGGGTGACAGGCGGTGCTGTACATGTCCACCCACGCCCACGAGCATTATCTACCTCTATGGGTGCTCTTGCCGCGGCGCCCGCCCCTCCCATGGCTCACCAGCACATGGGCATGGGcgcctccctcaccacctccttGGACCTGGCGAGGGCTCACGCTCTCACCCCTCGCTCCCTCCAGCCCgtccagcagcagcaacaacagcaacagcagcagcaacaaacaTTGCTGCAGGCCCCCGTTATCTCCACGTCCTCGCTCCTCCATACCGTGGGTCTCTCCAGGGACTCCGGCTGTTCCGTGGGCGCCGAGACTGCGGGCGGCGAATGGGCGTCTGATCGTACCCGCGGCCTCGTCGACTCAGGATTCTGCACGCCCGTCGACCTCACAGACGATTTTGTGACAG ATACGCTTAGCTTGGGTGGCAGCTGGAAGGAGCCCTCCACGCCGTTATCCTCCTCCGTGACCTCCTCCAGTAGCAGTAGCGGCGtgcacacctcctccctcctgccagGGGCCGCCCACCACTACCTCCCGCAGCCCTTGTGGAACTTGGCCTATTAA